The Chrysemys picta bellii isolate R12L10 chromosome 10, ASM1138683v2, whole genome shotgun sequence genome segment CACATCTCTATAACCCCAATTTGCCAAATAGCCACACCTGACTTTAAATTTAAGATAGGATAATCTAGGCATTGCCCAATatctaaataaatactttgcctcagtctttaatgaggagcttagggataatgataggatgacaaatgggaataaggatatggaggtagatattaccacatccgatgtagaagccaaactcgaacagcttaatgggactaaatcggggggctcagataatcttcatccaagaatattaaaggaactggctcATGAAAtcgcaagcccattagcaagaatttttaatgaatccgtaaactcaggggttgtaccatacgactggagaattgctaacatagttcctatttttaagaaagggggaaaaaacgtgatctgagtaactataggcctgttagtttgacatctgtagtattcaaggtcttggaaaaaattttgaaggagaaagtagttaaggacattgaggtcaatgataattgggacaaaatacaacatggttttacaaaaggtagatctgCCAAATCAATCTGATCTCCTCCTTTGAGAAgggaacagatttttttagacaaaggaaacgctgtggatctaatttacctcaatttcagtaaggcatttgatacggttccaaatggggaattattagctaaattggaaaagatggggatcaatatgaaaattgaatggtggataaggaactggttaaaggggagactacaacgggtcatattgaaaggtgaactatcaggctggaaggaggttactagtggagatcctcagggattggttttgggaccaatcttatttaatctttttattactgaccttggcaaaAAAATGGGAATGtgcttgtgacgggttggatcacagaaccccctttgggagctgccacccgatgtgccaagactacttctgcccctgctttcctttccaccccagcaccctgtcttgctgagccagacactcccgtctgctccaacacagacccagggtctgaattatttaccccaaagctgcaggtttacctgaaagcagctaacagaagtgttcctgtctaacactcagatgccaaactcccaatggggtctaaatccaaataaatccattttgccttgtataaagcttataaattGCTCActtataaattgttcaccctctataacactgatagagagatgtgtatggctgtttgctcccccagatattaatacatactctgggtcaattaagaagtaaaaagtgattttattaaatacagaaagtaggatttaagtggttccaagtagtaacagacagaacaaagtaagtcacaaagcaaaataaaataaaacgcgcaaatctatgtctaatcaaactgaatacagataatctcaccctcagagatgcttcagtaagtttttttcctcagactggacaccttccaggcctgggcacaattctttcccctggtatagctcttgttccagctcaggtagtagctaggggattcttcatgatggctcctctctccctttattctgttccacccctttatatatatcttttgcataaggggGGAATCCTTTGGccttctctgggttcccacctcctccttctcaatggaaagacaccaggttaaagatggattccagttcaggtgacatgatcacatgtcactgcaagacttcattgctcacttgccagcacacacgtatacaggaagacttacaggtaaatacagccatctgcagacaattgtcctggttaatgggagtcatcaagattccaaaccaccattaatggtggAGGGTACCCCGAAACCGCGGGACctgcggacctcccgcaggcatgcctccgaggctgcctgactgccgtgcttggggcagcaaaaaagctagagccacccctacCCTTATTACAGAGCATCATACCTAGAGCTGGTAGGTAATCTTGTTGCAAATAAAGAGCTTGTCAAAATATCCcacattttgtttaaatgaaagtaGTATGAAGTTGTGCTAAtctcacttcccctcccccccgattgTTCAGACAACTGTAGAATTGACCAGAATTtcaaattttaaacaagcaatttgaTGACATATTGATGCAAGTGAAAAGGGAATGAcaatttgtgaaatattttcccatttgTCCAAACAGAATTGAGACTTTTGGCATTTTTTGTACTGAACAATTTGTGAATAAGTTTATTATTCACCGAGTTCAAATTATCACCTAATGAATGGGTATCAGAAAGAACACACCTCTTCTCAAATATCAGTGGACTAGTGGATGACTCCAACCAAAGACATGCCATAAAATACCACCCCATATACAGTAAGAGTTATGGTTACAGTGCCACTCTAGGTATATACTCAGTGTCTGGGGATGGCACACTAGGCCTCAGCTGTGTGATTGAAGGAAAGCTGCAGCTAactggtgctctgggctgggacttcTACATTGCCGGATGTCCATCCTGGCTGTAATGGAACCTCCACCGAGACACGAGTCCTTGGAGAAGGGGAGACGGATCCCCCGATCCCCCGGCTGGCTGAGCCAGACAGgaaagctgcccctgcccctgccctgccccgcaaCAAGAACGAATGAACCTGTGTCCAGGCGGGAAATTGTTTctactcccccaccctcccccacctgaATTCCTGTATGAGGTGTACACAAGCAGCTGGGAACTGGCATCAGGCATCTCATACAGGAAGTCTACATGCCAGAATCACTATGTAAACAAAAGCCATCGGGCTGTAGCCTTTCTTGCCTGCCAAGGAGCATGGGTTGATGATGGGGgtataatagggtgaccagatgtcccgattttatagggacagagcttgatataggctcctattaccctcccctcccgatttttcacatttgctgtctggacaCCCTAAGGTATAAACGTTTTCAAAATTGATCCAAGTCTGCTCCCACCTGCTCCAGATTAGTGATCAAACCCTCCTTAGGGAGTAGTTGGCTGTTTGGGGGCATTTATATCCCTGGCATTTGAAATATTATTATAATGCTGTAGTTCTTAGAAAATTAGGCAGGAATTAGAAGACAAATTTGGAAAGCTTTGCACTTTGAAAAGTTAGTGTACAGACCTACAATTTCTTCTTCATTTTATGCATGCGGGAGCTATTACAGGGCCATTATTTGTATACATTATTGCTGTTATCTGCAAGAGTGCTTTATGATTTTCCACAAGAACATTTCCAGGTGTGACACACCTACAATGCACTTTGCAACCTGAACTAGAAAGGACTAAAACTGTGTAATTGCAATCTTATTTTCCTAATGCACAAGGGAAGTCTGTATGGAAGAGAATGCATATTTAAGTCTTTGGATGCTGTAATTTAAGTTAGAGGATCAAGGTGTGGAAGAAGAGAGATGGCATTTAGAAGACTTCTAGCACCTCCATCGAATACTCCAGAACAGCAGCACTACAGGGAGCTCCCGGGAGCTATTAGCCTAAATTAGATGCCACCAAACTGAAAGCAGAGTGGTAGTCTCTAATGGAGCTCATATTCTCTCCAATTACAACTAAACCATCTCCACCAGAAACAACTTACCTCCAGGGAGCATAAAACTCTCCTAAAGAGAGAAAATTGCCTGTCTTGGAATATACCAGGTTGCGTCCAGCAGCAGATATTTTTCACAAGAGTGTCTCCGAATAGGGGAATGCTAGGCCTATATTTCTTCATCCTCCCTTGAAATACAAAAGCTGAATGCTCTCCTGCAGTCTAAGTATTTATCAGAAACAAGTCATAAGTATTTCTGAACAAGTATTCCTTGTACAAGTCTATTTGCCTAGTATCTCCTTCCTTGGCATGGGAAAACATTTTCCTCcagtgagaaaaatatttccCAGTCCCTGTCTGTTTTCTCTCCAGGAATGTTCACTCCAGGTAATTATCAATTGAATTGGGGGTAGTTTGGGAGGATCCCATGGAGAAGATATTTGCAGCACACCAGTGCTTTCTGCAGTGCCAGGCTGAATTTCTAGGCCTACTGTCAGAAAGAAATATGGCCACTTATTTATCACCCCGAATAAGCTGACATCAGAATCAGCAGattttaatattttgaaatgttAGAAAGAGATAGTTATTAAGGCTCAGCTCCTGCAAAAAGAACTGGGCAGTCAAACCCTACAGTGCCCATACAGAACTAAGTGAGGTCAGGTGCAAAGTTCTGCTTGCCTGGTTCCTTTTGCAGGTTTGgggacaaaaaacattaaaatacaaCCAAGAATATGCTAGGAAATAGCTCATCTATATTCTACCCCTTTAAGATTTGTCATTGATAAGTGGAAGGAGAAATGCAAACTGTTCACTTACCTTTTCCAAGTAGCTTTACTGTTTAAAGGGTCCAGTTCCTTCCTGTCCCATCTACATTCAAATTTAGATGTTAAACCAGCCCTGAAAGTACTATGGAAACTGACACTGCTTTTCAGATCTGGGGGCAAGTTCTGCTCTAAGTTAAGGCTTTGTGCACACATCGATTCCAAATCCCCACCTCCCCAAAGGCGAGCTGGCTTTATTTTATCCATCAGAATTAAAGATCCCATTGAAGACAAACAGCAGAGTTCTGAAAGACACTAAAGAAACAAAGGAGCTCCTGCCTTCCCCAAGGAGAAGCTGGTTTTTCTGCAGCAGCAAAGCTGAGAGCTAGGAGATACTGAAATAAACTGCTATTTGCAGTGAGTCATGGAGTCACTTGTCTTTTATTTAAATAGGTGCAGTGCAATTGGCACCCTGTTggccaaatcctggtcctattgaagtcagtgggagctctggtcattggcttcaatgggaccaggatctGGCTCACAGGGTGCAAATACTATTTGTAAGTGAGGACAACTTAGCAGTCACACATGGACTCATCACTCAAACCAAGCCAGGAGAGGGGGACATGGGACGAGAAGATGCCTGGGAAGTGAAGTGCGCCCCCACCCTTTGCCCCCGTTTTAAGAGTCAGGAGTCCTACTGAAGGTAGCAGTGAAATGTAGGCAAACAAGTCGGGTAGGcaaacagggagggagggagacagtggGAGAAGCAAGAGGGGAATCTGTATTTGCTGCCTCACTCTTGATCCAGAtataggcagaggtgaaagtaagccggtatggtccGGTATGGCATACCGGCacgagccagtacgccgtgccagaCTGGACAGGCTTCCACaacggtgatttaaaggacccagggctccagcccttTAAAGTGCTGCTGGAGCTCCCGCAGCGGGCTCCGGAGGGGATTTACATGGCCCcgtgctcctgccccagccctttaaatcccaggcTTCTGacagttgaggccacgcccccactcAGGACTCTGGCCTActagtaagtcctttaagttactttcacccctggatacAGGTGAGCAGAGGAGAGAGAAGTCAGGAAAGCCACATTCTGCTTAGCCATGTTGGAAAGGTGCCAAGATGTCGTCAGAAGTACTACTCATGCCGATCAAAGGGTTTTAAATCAACCTCACTTCGCTGCTACTGTCAGCCCCAGAGGGCAGAGTTACTTTTCGAAGGATTATTTCTTGCTTTATTTTAACGACGCTAACAGCCTAGATAGCCATACACTTAGCTAGAAACGGAATGCGTGGAGGATACGCTTGTCTGTGGATTTACTTCCCTTTCTAGGAAGTCAGACAGAGATGAAGACCCCTTCGATCCTCTGGTCCGTCACCTTGTCAATGCAGGGCTGTTCCTTACTGTGTATTTGCAGCGCTTCCTATAGGCTAGGGGTTTGTAGGCTGTATTACTTTGACCTTTATAGGAAGTGGGCATCTTGTGGATCATGGGGGTGCGGGTCGCACCTCCGCAGGGAGCTAACAATTAAAGGTAAAGGTTGTGTATTCCTCTGTTTTTTTCCCGCAGGAGACAGACAACAACGCAACCAGTCCAACTACTGGATGTACCAGACATTCCAGTACCTAATAAAGATAACGCCACGTAAAGGGGAGTGGGAGGGTAGAAACTTCCGATTTTTATTTCACCTTGTCTTCAGTGCTAAGTATTTCCACAcctcagggtgggagggggaaacaatCAAGCTGGTGACTAAACCTCTGCCCCGCCCAGGCTGAACAGAGCTCAGATAACTACACAAAAGGAAGACAAGGGTGTGGAACCGTTGCTCTTAATGCACCTGCTACCCAGGATTAATTCACTCACGCAGATCGAATTGTTCGTTACCAGCCGGGAGGCAGATGTTGTAACCCCAAATCCTGCTGATTAAGAGGAACTTGATTTAGGAAGTGGATTTATCACTGGGAAGAAACTTTTGCCCCCGCTCCCAAGATGTTTCGGGAGAGAAAGTGTCTGTGTCAGATTCAGCGCCTGTTGTTCATGGGATTTCTGATGCTGTTTGCCACGGTGGTGCTGAAATACTCCTCCTGGGAATGCAACTTCAGTGATCTTGGGAAAGAGACGGTGTATCTGAAGAGCGAGAGTTGCAAGGATCATCTCTACCAGTCTCTGAAGTTGTCTCCCAGCGGCCAGATCAACTGCTCTCGGATCATCAGAGGGGATGTAGAAGCAGTAGAGGAGGCTCTTTTGAGCAGGCTAGAGACGAAAACCAAATCGGAGCCTTTAGCCCCAAAAGATTACGTGAACTTGACTAAGGACTGCACTCACTTCAAAGCGCGCAGGAGGTTTGTTGAGTTCCCACTAAGCAAAGAGGAGGAAGATTTTCCTATTGCATATTCCATGGTAGTGCATGAGAAGATTGAGATGTTCGAAAGATTGTTAAGGTCCATCTACACGCCCCAGAATATATACTGTGTCCACGTAGATCTGAAATCCCCGGACGAATTCAAGGAGGCAGTCCGAGGGATCGCCTCCTGCTTCGAAAATGTCTTTGTGGCCACTAAACTGGAGAGAGTAGTGTACGCATCCTGGTCCCGGGTCCAAGCGGACCTGAACTGCATGGAGGAGCTACTCAAGAGCAACGTGCCCTGGAGGTATCTCTTAAACACTTGCGGCACCGATTTCCCCATCAAAACTAACGCCGAGATTGTCCGAACCCTGAAGTTTCTAAATGGGAAAAACAATATGGAATCTGAGAAACCCTCGTCGATCAAGGCGGCTCGCTGGAAGTACCACCACCACGTGGAGAACTCGGTGATCCGAACCGCCACGGAGAAGAGCCTCCCGCCCCATGGCTCACCCATGTTCACGGGCAATGCCTATGTTGTGGTCACAAGGGACTTTGTTCAAGCCCTCTTTGAAAACCCGACGGCGCAGCGGCTGCTGGAGTGGTCAAAAGATACTTACAGCCCAGATGAATATATTTGGGCCACCCTCCACCGGATGCCAGGCATGCCAGGATCGG includes the following:
- the GCNT3 gene encoding beta-1,3-galactosyl-O-glycosyl-glycoprotein beta-1,6-N-acetylglucosaminyltransferase 3, with the protein product MFRERKCLCQIQRLLFMGFLMLFATVVLKYSSWECNFSDLGKETVYLKSESCKDHLYQSLKLSPSGQINCSRIIRGDVEAVEEALLSRLETKTKSEPLAPKDYVNLTKDCTHFKARRRFVEFPLSKEEEDFPIAYSMVVHEKIEMFERLLRSIYTPQNIYCVHVDLKSPDEFKEAVRGIASCFENVFVATKLERVVYASWSRVQADLNCMEELLKSNVPWRYLLNTCGTDFPIKTNAEIVRTLKFLNGKNNMESEKPSSIKAARWKYHHHVENSVIRTATEKSLPPHGSPMFTGNAYVVVTRDFVQALFENPTAQRLLEWSKDTYSPDEYIWATLHRMPGMPGSVPYNDKYEVSDVNAVARLVKWSYLEGDVSKGAPYPPCTGAHQRAVCVYGVGDLHWMLQNHHLLANKFDPNVDENAIQCLEEYLRYKSVYGRDL